TGCTCCAAGACACCTGCGCGGATGCGGCCAAGTACGTAGTCTTTGGTCTTTCGCTCTAGGACGATGCTCTCAATGCCACGAGTATACAGAAGTTGAGAAAGTAAGAGCCCCGACGGACCACCACCAATAATCGCAACCTGCGTTTTCATGAATCCCCCGCATTCAATGGAATCTTTCCTCTGGGGGTATTCTGATACATAAAATAGGAAAGTAAATTGACATATTGGCCTCTATAGTTGCTTAAAGTAATATCAAATGGATCGTAGGATCAAGTTTCGCCACCTCGAAGCCTTTGTGGTGATTGTACGGGCCAGGCGCTTGAAACGTGCTGCAGAGCAGCTGAACCTGACCCAGCCCGCCATCTCGAAAACCCTGCGCGACCTTGAGGAGATCTTGGGTGTCAGCTTGATGACGCGGGACCGGTCCGGTGTGCGGCTGACACCTGAAGGCAAGGTTTTCCTACAATACGCCGAACAAAGCACCGCCGCTCTGCGCCAAGGGATCAATAGTATTGCGTCCCTAAGCGAAGCAGGCGGGCATGTTCTGAAAATTGGAGTGCTGCCCAGCGTTGCAGCGCAGGTCTTGCCAAAGGCAATTGAAGCGTTCCGTCGTGTTTCCCCAGATACGATCCTGGATGTGGATGAGGGCTCACACGGGTTCCTGACCGATTGTCTGCGCAATGGAGAGCTCGACCTTGTTGTAGGTCGGTTGGGCAACGCCGAGTCGATGCGAGGCCTTTCGTTCACCGCGCTTTATTCCGAGAGTGTGGTCGCGGTCGTCGCGCCAGATCATCCCAGACGTGATGCGACGCGTCTTGAACAGATTGAAGAAGACCTGATCATCTATCCCCCTGACGCTGCCGCTATACGGCCGCTCTTGGCGCAGTTGATGCTGTCGCGGGGTATGGCTTTGTTCAGCGATAGGATCGAATGCGTTTCGGGTGCGTTGGGACGGGCGATGACCTTGGGTGCGTTGCAACCGGTCTGGTTTATCTCGCGAGGGGTTGTGGCGGATGACTTGGATGCGGGGCGACTTGTGGCGTTGGACATCGACATGCGGTCTACGGAAGGCGCGGTTGGGATCATGGCCCGGTCAGAGGAAAACTCATCTGCCCTCGTGGGCTTGTTTCGCATCGCGCTGTCCGACGCAGCAGTGGCATTGGCTTCTCACTAATGGCCGAGAGCGGCCGCATTCTTCATTTAATTTCAAAAGCCAATGCACTGCGTTGATTTTATAGCATAATAAATGTTCATTGACTGAACTATTGTCTGGTGTATCTATTTTCCACAGGGAGAGAGCGAATGATTCTACAGAACATGTCAGTTGCTATTACAGGTGCAGGAAGCGGCTTAGGCGCTGCTACCGCGCGCCGATTTGCCAAGGCCGGCGCTGTGGTTGCGTGTCTCGACCTAAGTGAAGCAGCCGCGCAAAACGTCGCAGCCGAAGTTGGTGGCTCTGCCCATTCAGTCGACGTATCCGACAGCGCTGCTGTTGAGACTGTGTTTAGAGATATAGAGGCCGCGCAGGGCACCCCGCGTGTTGTTGTCAATTGTGCGGGCATCGGCACTGCTGCCCGTATTTTGCCGCGCGACGGTAGCCTGACCATCGACAGTTTTGAGCAAGCCCTTCGTGTCAACCTTTTGGGTACGTATACCGTTATGAATATCGCCGCGCGGGCAATGGCTGCTACTGACCCGACCGGCGCCGACAATGCGCGTGGCGTAATCATCAATACCGCATCCGTAGCATTCGAAGACGGACAGATTGGTCAAGCCGCCTACTCTGCGTCCAAGGGCGGTATCGTTTCGATGACTCTTCCCGCCGCTCGGGAGCTTGCGCGCTTTGGCATTCGTGTCATGGCAATCGCGCCCGGTCTTTTTGAGACCTCCATGAGCGCCGGCCTCCCAGATGATATTCGCGCCGAGATCCTCAAGGCCGTCCCATACCCATCCCGAATGGGCGACGCCGATGAGTACGCGCAGCTTGCGCAAAGCATTGTTGAGAACCCAATGCTGAACGGAACAGTGATCCGTCTTGATGCTGCCGCGCGCATGCCCATTAAATAAGGAAGATTTTGTGACCAAGTCCAAAGCCAAAGACGCCGTGTTGCTCGTTGAGATCGATGGGCCTGTTGCGACGCTGACGATGAATCGGCCCGCAAAGAGAAACGCGATGTGCGATGAGCTTCTTGATGCGATTGATGCATTCTTCTTAAAGCCGCCCAAGGGCGTACGTGTTGTGATCCTGACGGGTACGGCTGGTCATTACTGTTCTGGTTTGGATTTGTCGGAACACGTCGCGCGCGACGCAGAAGGCACCATGCGCCATTCGCGTAACTGGCACCGGGTCATGGATGTGATCCAGATGTCTGGTCTTCCGGTCGTGTCTGCGATGTTTGGGGCCGTTATTGGTGGCGGGCTAGAGCTTGCTGCTTCGACACACGTGCGTATCGCAGAACCGTCTTGCATCTTTCAGCTGCCCGAAGGGCGCCGCGGCATCTTTGTTGGCGGTGGCGCGACGGTTCGGGTTGGCCGCATCTTGGGCGCGGACCGGATGTGCGAGATGATGCTGACGGGCCGCAAATTCGGCACCGAAGAGGGGCTCGCGATGGGCCTAACCCATTACGCCGTTGGCGAAGGCGAGGCACTCGTTAAGGCTCGTGAATTGGCCAAGGGTATCGCCCACAACGCGTCTTTGTCCAACTACATGATGATCCAAGCGATCAGTCGCATTTCAGACATGTCGCGCAGCGACGGTCTGTTTACCGAAAGCCTTGCTGCAGCGGTCTCTCAGACCAGTGCGGACGCCGAAGAGGGGCTCAAGGCATTTCTCGAAAAACGCAAACCTGTCTTTCGTTAAGTCCAAGAAACAAGAAAACGACACCGTCATTTAAGGGAGGAAACCAAATGACCAATATGACCCGCCGTACGGCACTTGCCTCAATGGGCGCAGCGCTCGCGACGCCTGCTCTGGTTTCGCGCGCAAGCGCGGCAGAAGTAACGCTTCGCCTGCACCATTTCCTGCCACCTGTCGCTCCTATGCATTCGCGCTTCTTCGAAGTATGGGCTGCCGAACTTGCAGAAGCGTCTGAGGGCGCGATCGAAGTTCAAATTTTCCCAGCGATGCAGCTTGGCGGAAGACCGCCACAGCTCGCTGATCAGGTGCGCAACGGCATTTGCGACATCGCGTGGACACTGCCGGTCTATACGCCAGATCGCTTCCCCGTAGCGGAAACCATGTCGAACCCATTCATGGTGACAAATGCCGAAAAGACATCCGTGGCATTGCACACGCTGATGGATGAATTCGGAGCGGACGATTACCGAGGCATGAAGCCTTTGGCGTTCCATACGCATGATGGCGGCAAGCTGCACACACGCGACGCTCCAGTGCTGAGCGCTGCTGATTTGCAAGGATTGAAGCTGCGTGCGCCGAACCAGGCAACAGGCGATATGCTTGCCGGTTTTGGTGCCGAGGTCGTCTTCTTCCCGGTTACTGAAATGGTCTCCGGCTTGTCTAGCGGAGTCATCGATGGCTGTTGCCTGCCGTACGAAGTTGTGCCGGCGTTCAAACTTCAGGAACTGACTTCCTTCACCTCCGAACCAGCAGAAGGCGCACGTGGCCTTTATGCCAACACCTTCTCGCTTTTGATGAACGAAGCGAAATACGAAGGCATGTCCGACGACTTACGCGGTGTGATCGACGCTGCATCAGGCATTGATCTGTCCCGCCGTATTGGTGCGCAGTTCGACGGCTTTGAAGCATATGGCCGTGGCGTTGTCGAAAAGCAGGGCAATACGATCGAAACCATCCCGGCCGAAGAAATCGCAATCTGGGTAGAAGCGGCATCGCCAGTTCATGAAGCTTGGATCGGCAAGCTGAATGACAAAGGCCTAGATGGCGCAGCGATCATGGCTCGCGCCAACGATTTGCTCGACGCAGGCTAAAAAATGTCTGAGATACTTACAGACTCAACAGAGGGGCCTCGTGCCCCTCTGAACACTCTTTTGCACCGAATTTGCGTTTCCAGCGCTGCTGTCGGTGGATTGGTCATCTTTGGCGCGGCCTTCTTTGTCACCTTTTCCATCATAAAAAGCCTGCTGGGCTTCGGTGCGATGCGCGGCGAATTTGAATTGGTGGAGTTGGCATGCGCAACTAGTGCATCGCTATTCCTTCCGCTTTGCCAGCTCACCAAAGGGCACGTCCTGGTTGACGTATTTACCGGTTGGTTGCCAGTCCGGGTGAACCAAACCATGGATGCAATTTGGACCCTGCTCTTTGCAATCGGGTGGGCCTTTGTCTGTTGGCAACTCTTTCACGGTCTTTGGGAGGTGCACGGATATGGCGACCGTACGATGTTGCTTCGCGTTCCGGTTTGGTGGGCCTATGTACCAGCCGTATTTGGAGCCGGACTGTCCGCTTTCGTCGCGGTTGTTCAAAGCTTGTCTGTCCTAATGCCGCGTCTTGCCAGAAAAGTAGGTGCCTGATGGATCCGTTCGTCTTCTCAATTGTTCTTATCGTCGGGCTGTTTGTCCTCATCTTTATGAGGATGCCGATCGCGCTGGCGATGGCTCTGGCGGGCGTCGTTGGCTACATCCAACTCAGTTCTTTCGCGAGCTTGAAATTCTATTTGAGCACCGCGTGGGTGGATAAGTTCATGTCATACGACTTCGCCGTCATTCCTCTGTTCATTTTGATGGGCCATCTGGCGACGAGATCTGGAATTTCGGCATCCATTTTCAACGCCGCACGCGCTTGGATTGGCCATATGCGGGGCGGACTTGCCATGGCTGCGGTCGCAGGTTGCGCGCTGTTTGGTTCAATTTCCGGGTCTTCGCTTGCCACGGCTTCGACGATGACGCGGGTGGCCATGCCTGAGATGCGCAAACACGGGTTCTCAGGCGCCTTGTCGGCGGGTTCACTTGCCGCCGGCGGGACGTTGGGCATACTGATTCCGCCGTCAATCGTTCTCATCATCTTTGCTCTGCTGACGGAACAAAACATCGTCAAACTTTTCCTTGCCGCGACTGTTCCCGGTATCTTAGCCGTTGTCGGCTTCATGATTGCCATCTCGATCTACGTGCGCCTGTTCCCGGAAGAGGGGCCAACGAGTGAGCGGTCCAACTTCGCTGAGCGTATCCGTGCAATCGGTGAAATCTGGCACGTTCTGGTTATCTTTGGTGTCGTTCTTGGCGGCATTTACGGTGGCTTGTTTACACCTGCCCAAGGCGCCTCTGTAGGTGTTGTACTAACGCTTGTTCTGGGATCGCTGAAGGGCGGGCTAACCCTGCGCTCGGTTCTGGACAGCCTCATTGATACGGCAGGCACCAGCGCGATGATCTTTGCCATCGTTTTTGGTGCAGACCTGTTTAACGTTGCCCTCGCCCTTAGCCGGATGCCGCTAGACGTGGCGCAGTATTTTGCCGCGTCTGACATCGCGCCCATGCTGATTTTGCTGGCCATCGTTGTGTTCTACCTCGTGATGGGGTGCCTGATGGACAGCTTGTCGATGATACTGCTGACGGTTCCGGTCTTTTTCCCGACGGTCATGGCGCTAGATTTCGGCTTGTTGCCAGAACAACAGGCCATGTGGTTCGGGATCATCGCGCTGGTCGTGGTGGAGATGGGGTTGATAACCCCACCCGTGGGCATGAATTTGTTCGTGATCTCAGCGATGGCAAGAGACATCCCGATGAAACAGATTTTTCGTGGCACGGTGCCGTTCATTTTGGCCGAGTTCTGCCGTATCGCGATCCTAGTTAGCTTTCCGGCGCTGAGCTATTGGCTGGTCGACCTTGTGATGAATTAGGAAAAGCAAATGCCGCTTTCGAAAATTAGTGCGACTGCACCCAAGGCGCCGGGAACTCCGGCAAGCGATATGCTTTTGCGTCAGTTTGTGGGCTACAGGGTGAAACGTGCCAACCTGCTGATCCAAGACGACATGGCAAAAACGCTCGAGCCGTTTGGCCTGCGCACCGGAACTTTTTCCGCCCTTGCGGTCGTCATTTCGAACCCGGGGATTTCCCAGTCAGACTTGTCCGATGTCTTGAATATCAAGCGCTCTGGCGTGGTCGTTGTGGTGGATGAACTTGAACGCGCTGGGGTGCTAAAGCGCAAGCCTGTCAAAGGGGACCGTCGGACCAATGCGCTTACAGTTACGGCCGCAGGTCGGCGCCTTTGGAACAAAGTCGAAAAGGCTGTGCAAGACCATGAAGCGGTGCTTTTCAGCGGCTTAGACCTAGAAGAGATCGCGACGCTTCACGATCTTCTGGCGCGGGCGACCAAGAGCCCAATATCGGATTTGGAGAAAGAACAATGATTGATAAGCAGACCGGCCTCAACCTGGTGCCCCACGACGTGAGTATGGAGCGCGTAGGCAGAGATCTGGTCATGTCGTCAAAGATCCCATTGGGGGACGTCGTTGACCGGACTGCGGACTGGCTTCATCACTGGGCCGAAACAACGCCCGACAACGTCTTTCTGGCCGAGCGGACTGCGACCGGCTGGCGAGAGGTTACATTCAAGCAAGCGCTCGAAGCGGTGCGCGGCATCGCGGGCTCGTTGGGCGGGCGCAACATGGGTCAGGACACGCCGATCGTGATCTTGTCCGGAAATTCGGTCAATCACGCTCTGCTTTCTTTCGGTGCGCAATATGCAGGTGTGCCGACGGTTCCACTGGCCGAGCAGTATTCGCTGATAACCGAAGCGCACGGTCGACTGATCTATGTGTTGGATAAGGTGCGCCCGGCAATGGCCTATACGGATGATGCTGGGCTCTTTGCCTCTGCTTTGTCACTGCCTCAGTTGGAGGATGTGGAAATTGTTGCGACCAAGACCGAGGGCGCGCCGGGGCCTGTGACGTCCTTTGCCAGCCTTGTGGAAGGCGACGCAAGCCAAGATGCCGATGCGCTTTTGGCAACGACTGGCCCTGATACCGTAGCCAAGATCCTCTTCACGTCCGGCTCGTCGTCTGACCCAAAGGGGGTTCTGACGACGCAGCGGATGATGTGTGCGAACCAGGCTCAGATGTCTGCAGTTTTGCCATTTCTTGCAGAACGCGCGCCGCGCATCTGCGATTGGCTGCCGTGGAACCATGTTTTCGGTGGATCGCATAATGTGAACATGATGCTCGCGAATGGCGGCACGCTTGTCGTGGATGACGGAAAGCCGACGAAAAAGTATTTCGATCGCACCGTTCGAAACATTATCGAACGGCCCGGCACACTGGCGTTCAACGTGCCGGTTGGATTTTCCATGTTGGTCCACGAGATGGAGACCAATACCAAGCTACGCGACGCCTATTTCCGCGATCTGGACTTGATTTTTTATGCGGGGGCTTCTCTGCCGCAAGATGTCTGGACCCGGTTAGAGGAAATGGCGATCGAAGTGCGTGGCCGCCTCCCGTTGATGATTTCCAGCTGGGGTATGACCGAGACGGCCCCCGCTACCCTCATGGTTCATGAACCTATCGGCCGTTCCGGCGTGATCGGAGTTCCGTTGCCTGCGACCAAAGTCAAACTGTCCCCAGATGATGAAATGCGTTGTGAATTGCGGGTCCAAGGCCCCAACGTCATGACGGGCTACTACGACGATCCAGTCAAATCCGCCGAGGCATTCGATGATGGGGGCTATCTGGTTACGGGCGACGCTGTGCGTTTCGTTAATCCGGAGGAGCCAAACATGGGGCTGGCCTTTGATGGGCGCGTTTCCGAGGATTTTAAGCTCCTGACGGGCACATGGGTGCAGGCGGGTAAGCTTCGGCTGGATGCTCTGGATGCGCTGCGCGGCTTGGTCCAAGACGTGATGATCTGCGGGCATGATCGCGACGCCATCGGGCTGTTTGTCTTCCCCCTTCCGGACCAAGTGCATGGCAATAACACATCAGAAGGCGCGGTCATTGATCCCGTACTGCAAAGCCAAATCGACACCCGCTTGGCTGAAATGGCAAAGGCTGCATCGGGGTCCGCCAAACGGATTTCACGGGCTATCATTCTGGCCGAGCCTCCTTCACTGAAGGACGGAGAGATTACAGACAAAGGCTCGCTCAACCCGCGTAAAATCATGACACGTCGGGCTGATTTGCTCGAGCGGTTATATGACAACGAAGACCCGGCATTGATCCGGGTATGAAGAGGACGCCATGGTAGATTTTGCAAAAGTTCGAGCGATCGATTTTCACACTCACGCAGAAGAGGCCTGCGGGTGTCATGCGGATGACGGCTATGACGAGCTGCAAAGCACGATGGCCAAATATTTTGGCGCTCCTTGGCAACATCCGCCAACCATTGACGAAACCGCCGCGCACTATCGGGAAACGAATATCGCGGCGGTGATCTTTCCCGTCGATTCAGAACGTGAAACGGGGTACCGACGCTATGACAACTATGAGGTCGCCGACGCCTGCGCCAAAAACGATGACATCCTGATCCCCTTCGCCTCGATTGATCCGGCCAAAGGCAAGCTTGGTGCACGCGAAGCCCGTGATTTAGTAGAAAACCACGGCGTTCAGGGGTTCAAGTTCCACCCCACAATGCAAGGATTCTACCCAAACGATCGGTCCGCCTACGTGCTTTATGAGGCCATCGCGGAATCTGGAAAACCTGCACTGTTCCACACAGGTCAGACTGGTGTCGGGTCAGGCATGCCCGGCGGTAACGGAATGCGGCTCAAGTACTCCAACCCGATGTATATGGATGATCTGGCCGTGGACTTCCCCGATATGCCGATCATCCTCGCGCATCCGTCCTTCCCTTGGCAGGAAGAGGCGCTGTCGGTCGCGCAGCATAAGCCGAATGTCTATATCGACCTGTCGGGCTGGTCGCCGAAATACTTCCCTAAGATCCTTGTCCAATACGCGAACCGGATGTTGAAGCACAAAATGCTCTTCGGGTCGGACTGGCCGATGATCGCTCCAGAAAAGTGGCTGGATGCATTCGATCAGGCAGATTTCCGAGACGAAGTTCGCCCACTCATTTTAAAAGAAAATGCCATGCGCCTGTTGGGCGTTACCTTTTAGGACAGCAGACATGACCAGTTTTACAGCGCCCGTAGACGACATCCTGTTTTCGCTGGAGACCATCGCAGGTGCAAACAGGATTTCGGTTTGGGACGGCGATCTGGCTGCCGAGATTGCGGCTCATTTCGGGGCCTTTGCTGAGGGTGCAATTGCGCCATTGAACGCAACTGGACACAGCCAAGGGTGCAAGTTGGAAAACGGGCGTGTGCGTATGCCGGATGGTTTTAAGGATGCTTTCGAACAATTGACTGAAATGGGGTGGCAAGGTCTGACCGCACCCGAAAATTATGGCGGAATGGGACAAAACGCACTTGTTGCGGCGGCCGTCTCGGAAATATTTTCGGGTGCAAACCTGTCAATGCAGATGGTTTGTAATCTTGTGCCTGGAGCGATTTCGACCCTGCGAAAGTTTGGCAATGAAGCACAGCAATCAGAATGGATTCCGAAACTAGCTGCAGGTGAGGCGCTCTCGACGATGTGCTTGACCGAGCCTGGGGCGGGGTCCGATCTATCGCGCATCCGCACCAAGGCCACGCGCAATGAAAACGGATGGATCATTGATGGAGAAAAGATATTCATCTCTGGCGGCGACCAAGACCTGAGCGATGACATCCTACATCTGGTCCTTGCACGGACTGGCACAAAAGAGGACGGCGTCAAAGGGTTGTCCCTGTTCCTTACAAGTAAGAATATGGCTGGAACGGCCATCACGATTACACGGATTGAAGAAAAGATGGGCCTTCACGCGTCGCCAACCTGCCAAATGGCATTTGACGGCTGCCCAGCTGAGCTGATCGGCGAAGAGGGAGCCGGGCTGGCTGCGATGTTCGTTCTGATGAACCACGCGCGCTTAGACGTGAGCTTGCAAGGCGTCGCTCTTGCCGGACACGCGTATCGCATCGCTAAAGCATATGCGAGTGAGCGCAAACAAGGACGACGGCCAGACGGATCAGAGGCGGTACTGACAGACCATGCCGACGTGCGTCGCATGCTTGACGAACAACGAACGCTTGAAATTGGCGCACGCGGAATGGCGCATGTGGCGCTGGTCGAATTGCTAAATGGGAAACGACCGGAACTGGTCGAATTTCTGACTCCGCTGTGCAAGGTTTTCTGTACAGAAGCTGGTATCACCTCTTCCAATCTCGGCATCCAGATCCTTGGGGGATATGGATATTTGACTGAATACGGCCTTGCGCAGACTTGGGCTGACGCGCGGATCACCGCAATTTACGAGGGGGCGAATGGCATCCATGAACTTGCTGTGGCAACCCGGGGCCTTCGCCTCAAAGGTGGAGCAGGGGCGGATGCCTTTGATGCGCTGATCGAAGAGCTGACCGATAACGCAACTGTATTGGAACTTCGTGAGCTTTGGCGTAAAGCGCGGGCATCAGTTGCTCAAGCTGAGGATCCAACGATTTTGGCACATGATTTCGCGCAATTGAGTTGCAGCCTTTTTCACCGTGCGGTTTGCAGTCGTTTCGCAGAATCCAACTCTGATCTGGAATACGCCAGACTGCGCGATTTCGCTTTGTCTCGTCCTTTGACCTTCAGCAGCTTCCTCGTCTGATTGGTCCTCCCAAAGTACCGTCAGAACTTTTCGGACGAGCGGCTTTAAGAGTTAGTGTGAAGGTCGATCATGTGTGGATTCCCGGGATACTGAGAACGAATTTTAAGTCTTGGAACTCCTGATCAGGTGCAGTCATGTGTCCGGCCTCTGGAGTGCCGCGACACTGGCGGCGGGCCCTTATGGAGATACGCGACGCGGGTCCAAATCAGAGTAACGGGCTCTACGGCCACAATCTTATCCTGGTTTTCCGCTGCCGATCTCATGATCGTCGTGTTCCGTAACTTATCTTCGTCCTTTCAGTCCTGCCGGTATCCTGGCCGCGCAGTTATGCGGCGACCTGAATTTCGTAATCTCGTTCCTTGGCCATCATTGCCCAAAGCCGTCTGGCCATTTTGTTGGCCAAAGCGAAAGCTACGACCATGCGTGGTACCTTTTCCAGTTTCGCTGCGTTCATTCGAGTTTTTGGCACGCGGAATTTTCGTCCATTCCAAGTTGTAGGCGAGTATTACAGTGAAACGGGCAGTGCGGCGTTGGCCACTTTGGCTTGATCGCATGTGGAGGAACGGACAGACACCCCGCTGTATCCAGTTCGAGGCCAATAGGAATGATGGGTGCCTACGCTATCCATTGGGAAAGTCGGCAATGCACAGAAATTCCACTGTCCATTAATTGGCAGTGAACGGCAGCTTTGTCCCGCATTGCAGTCATCGGCTCCACCAAAAATGTTGCGCGATCGATCAATGACCGCTTCGGGGGAAGCTGCATCTCGGCGACGCGACACAAGGTCAATGGCCGGTAAGGGCCGTGTTACGGACATTGCAATGATTTTAAGATGACGACTTCGTGCAATCGGGCTACTACGTTCCAGCCTCAGATATCCGCTGTGGATCACCTAATTCACTTCACTCAGATGGTTTTGGGGGTATGAATGGGGGTATTCCACATATGATACTATTTTAAATCAAATATTATCAATATGATAACATCAGAATGTGGGTCCGTGTGGGGCACCATTTCAATATCCAGATTTGTCCGATGACATCCGTTTGAGCCTTGTTCATAAGGGGTTTATCGAGATCGTTTGTCTATCACTGTTTTTTGACGTCCAGCAGCGTAGCTTCTGAATGGGGGTGTATTTGGGGGTACAATGAAAACTGGAAAAACTGCGTACCCCCACCGTGCCCCTAAGCGATATAAAGATTCGAAACCTGAAATCGGGTGATAAGGCCTACAGGGTGAGTGACTTTGAGGGGCTGTTCATTTTGGTGAAGGTCAGTGGAGCGAAGCCGTGGCGGTTCAAGTACCGGATTGATGGTAAAGAGCGCCTGTTGGTGTTCGGGAATTATCCAGCGGTGACGCTGGCCAAAGCGCGACAAGCCCGAGACATCGCTAAGGCGCTCTTGGCGGATGGGCAGGACCCAAGCGAAGCTAAACAAGAAGAAAAGCGGTTGCGGCTTGAGGCCAAGGGCCAAACTTTCGAGAAGATTGGCGCGGCGTTTCTGGCCAAGCAACGCAAAAGAGGGGAGGTCGGTGGCTACGCTTTCCAAGACAGAATATCACCTTAAATTTGCTAACCGTGATTTTGGCCGCAAGCCTGTAACCGAAATCACCGCGCCCATGATCCTTAAAACCCTGCGCAAGGTAGAAGCTAAGGGTAATTATGAAACCGCGCACTGCCTGCGCGCCCGTATCGGTTCGATCTTTAGCTACGCTGTGGCGAGTGGGATTGCAGAAACAGACCCGACTTATGCTCTGCCCTACGTCGCATGGGGTATTCAGGTGATGAAATGACTGCCCACGGTTTTCGCGCGTCATTCTCGACGTTGGCCAATGAAAGCGGCCTATGGAACCCGGATGCTATCGAGCGCGATTTGGCCCATGTTAAAAAAACGAAGTGCGCCGTGCGTTTGTGAGAGGCGCGCATTGGGAGGAAAGGGTGCGCTTGGCGGGTTGGTGGGCGGATTGCCTAGAAGGTTTTAAAAGAGGCTTGGCCTGAATGGCCCGTTACCAACCGAAATCCAGTCGGTCAGGGCCCTTCTTCAACGTCCCTTACCTTCGGCTTTCTGTCGCGCGTCAAACCTTTCCCAAACATGCACACGGCCCTTTTGGCGTGCGTCGGCAAGCCAGAGTTTCTTGCGGATGCCTGTCACCTCAAGATGGCTGTATTTGCCTCCGGAGAATTTTGGCCAGTCGATAGCCAGCCCTTGTTTAACAAGTTCTTCGGAGAGGTCACGGCCATCGGGCAGAAAGCACTTTGCAACCGTGCGGCCATATTCGTCTTCTTCAGTGATTTCTGCGCGTATGTGGTGGCCCTTACACAAACGCACCATGGCCCACTTAGCTTTCTTTCCGTAGGGATGATGCAGCTCCGGGGCGTCTATCCCGAAAAGGCGTACTTGGGTCTTTTGGATCGTAATAGTATCACCGTCTGTAACATGAGCTGGCCCAACCAGCACGCGCGACCGCGCAACTGGATGAGCGGTCGCCGCATCGAACGCCTTGTCCCTTCCTGCCGTTCCGGACTGCAGCGTTTTCGGCTGCGTGGAAGGAGCGGTGATGCTGCGTCCGGCCTTGTACGTAAACGTCTCGCTAACCGGTTTTTTGTAGGGTTTGGCTTTCGGCCGATAGGTGGACCTACCAGAACTCTCAAAATAAATCGTAACATCTGAGAACTTTAGGAGACAAAGTCGATTAGGTTCAATCCTGTGCCATCCACAAATGACCACAATGCGAAACCCGCGCTGCAGCGTCGGAAAATAACGCGACTGTCCGGTCTGGCCCGATAGCAGCTCCCTGCCGAGCCCGCGCAGAGGTCTGTTATGTGGGTTCTGTTGCATTAACTTTCAGTCAGCCTGATTATACCCGTTCAAGCACCACCGATTACCCAAGAATATCCTCCTCCTAGCTGTCCGTTGGTACTGTCGATATCCACTTTCCTACCGCGATGTACGTGACTTTCTGGCTGAGCGTGGGATTTCGGTTGATGCGGCCACAAATTCCGGCTGGGTCCAGAAGTTTGGCCCTGAAACTCGGAAAACGGCCTATGGCCAGCATCGTAGTTGGCGAGGTTTATAATGGCATGTGGACGAAACATATGTGCGGGTGAATGGGCGCTGGTGCTACCTGTGGCGTGCTGTTGATCAACCTGGTCAGCTGATTGAGTTCCGCCTGATAGCGCGGCGAGATGCCAAAGCAGCGAGAGCATTCATGCGTCAAGCAAGTGAAACTGTTCGATGTTATCATCCAATGACCGTCATCACGGACCAGACGCATAGCTACGCCAAAGT
Above is a window of Litoreibacter janthinus DNA encoding:
- a CDS encoding thermonuclease family protein; the protein is MQQNPHNRPLRGLGRELLSGQTGQSRYFPTLQRGFRIVVICGWHRIEPNRLCLLKFSDVTIYFESSGRSTYRPKAKPYKKPVSETFTYKAGRSITAPSTQPKTLQSGTAGRDKAFDAATAHPVARSRVLVGPAHVTDGDTITIQKTQVRLFGIDAPELHHPYGKKAKWAMVRLCKGHHIRAEITEEDEYGRTVAKCFLPDGRDLSEELVKQGLAIDWPKFSGGKYSHLEVTGIRKKLWLADARQKGRVHVWERFDARQKAEGKGR